One Hyphomicrobium sp. CS1GBMeth3 DNA window includes the following coding sequences:
- the mutL gene encoding DNA mismatch repair endonuclease MutL: protein MAIRQLSPEMVNRIAAGEVVERPASVVKELVENALDAGASEIEVVTAAGGLSLIRVTDDGIGMDKSDLAFSVERHATSKLASDDLLQIHTLGFRGEALPSIGAIAQLTIASRPRGGRDAFEIMVDRGSRHDLRPAALNPGTRVEVRDLFSATPARLKFLKSERAENMAVSEAVKRLAMAHPHVGFSLTMGERTGLRLPRCASNPDGMLERLGRIMGREFMTDAVPISGGRDGVSVRGFAGLPTLHRPDAALQFLFVNGRPVRDKLVIGAVRAAYGDLVPKGRHPLLALFVELPPEEVDVNVHPAKVEVRFRDSGAVRGLLIGALRHALETAGFRASAQGGARTLETLAQTVAVAAQPARADAPPPPLPLSPDRARGFAEDRQVPFDAFAMPTADSNAHDEAPAAPDAMQRPLGAARAQLHETYIVAQTETSVVIVDQHAAHERLVYERLKRALANGGVARQALLIPAVVEVGDDEALVLDEKAAELAELGLVLERFGPAAVAVREAPALLGTSSVDGLVKDLAADLLADGTATPLRERLEAVASRMACHGSVRAGRRLTAPEMNALLREMEATPFSGQCNHGRPTYVELKLSDIERLFGRK from the coding sequence ATGGCGATCCGTCAGCTCAGCCCTGAGATGGTCAATCGCATTGCTGCCGGCGAGGTCGTCGAGCGGCCGGCGAGTGTGGTCAAGGAGCTGGTCGAGAATGCGCTCGATGCGGGCGCCAGTGAAATCGAGGTCGTGACGGCGGCGGGCGGCTTGTCGCTGATCCGCGTGACCGACGACGGCATAGGCATGGACAAGTCCGATCTGGCGTTCTCGGTCGAACGCCATGCCACCTCGAAGCTGGCGAGCGACGACCTGCTTCAGATCCACACGCTGGGGTTTCGCGGCGAGGCTTTGCCATCGATCGGCGCGATCGCGCAACTGACGATCGCCTCGCGTCCACGCGGGGGGCGCGACGCTTTCGAGATCATGGTGGATCGTGGGAGCCGGCATGATCTCAGACCCGCGGCGCTCAACCCCGGTACGCGGGTCGAGGTGCGCGATCTTTTCTCCGCGACGCCGGCGCGTCTCAAGTTTCTCAAGTCCGAGCGGGCGGAAAACATGGCCGTGTCGGAAGCCGTGAAGCGGCTTGCGATGGCGCATCCGCATGTGGGCTTCTCGCTGACGATGGGCGAGCGCACGGGGCTCCGGCTGCCGCGCTGTGCGTCGAATCCAGATGGCATGCTCGAACGGCTGGGCCGGATCATGGGCCGCGAGTTCATGACGGACGCGGTGCCGATATCGGGCGGACGCGACGGCGTCTCCGTTCGCGGCTTCGCCGGTCTTCCGACGCTGCACAGGCCGGATGCGGCGTTGCAGTTCTTGTTCGTCAACGGGCGCCCGGTGCGCGACAAGCTCGTCATCGGTGCGGTGCGCGCGGCGTACGGAGATCTCGTTCCGAAGGGGCGGCATCCCCTGTTGGCGCTGTTCGTCGAGCTGCCGCCCGAGGAGGTCGACGTCAACGTGCATCCCGCCAAGGTGGAGGTGAGGTTTCGCGATAGCGGCGCGGTGCGCGGTCTTCTGATCGGAGCGTTGCGGCATGCGCTCGAGACCGCAGGGTTTCGCGCAAGCGCGCAAGGTGGGGCGCGCACGCTCGAGACGTTGGCCCAGACCGTGGCTGTTGCTGCTCAACCCGCGCGTGCCGATGCGCCGCCTCCGCCTCTTCCGCTCTCTCCTGACCGTGCGCGAGGGTTTGCCGAGGACCGGCAGGTTCCATTCGATGCCTTCGCTATGCCGACTGCCGACAGCAATGCGCATGACGAGGCGCCCGCTGCTCCGGACGCCATGCAGCGACCGCTCGGCGCTGCGCGCGCGCAGTTGCACGAGACTTACATCGTGGCGCAGACGGAGACGTCCGTCGTCATTGTCGATCAGCACGCGGCGCATGAGCGGCTCGTGTACGAGCGACTGAAGCGTGCGCTCGCAAACGGTGGTGTTGCGCGCCAGGCCTTGCTCATTCCCGCTGTGGTCGAGGTCGGAGACGACGAGGCGCTGGTGCTCGACGAGAAGGCCGCCGAACTCGCCGAGCTGGGGCTTGTGCTCGAGCGCTTCGGGCCGGCTGCCGTTGCCGTGCGCGAGGCGCCGGCTCTGCTCGGTACTTCGTCCGTCGACGGGCTCGTCAAAGATCTCGCCGCCGATCTCCTGGCGGACGGAACGGCGACGCCGCTGCGCGAGCGGCTGGAGGCCGTCGCCTCGCGCATGGCCTGCCATGGCAGCGTCCGAGCCGGACGGCGGCTCACGGCGCCCGAGATGAACGCGCTGTTGCGCGAGATGGAGGCGACACCGTTCTCCGGCCAGTGCAATCACGGCCGGCCGACCTACGTCGAGCTCAAGCTGTCCGACATCGAGCGCCTGTTCGGGCGCAAGTAG
- a CDS encoding nucleoside deaminase has protein sequence MEDDLMTPPARLGHMERALDEARAAAARGEVPVGAVLVDPTGALVAAAGNRTRELADPSAHAEMLVIREATARLGSERLPDHDLYVTLEPCPMCAAVISFARIRRLYYGAPDPKGGGVEHGPRIFSHATCHHRPELYPGLREDEASALLKTFFSSRRTD, from the coding sequence ATGGAAGACGACCTTATGACACCGCCGGCCCGCCTCGGCCATATGGAACGCGCACTTGACGAAGCACGCGCAGCCGCAGCCCGTGGTGAGGTCCCTGTCGGCGCGGTGCTCGTCGATCCAACCGGCGCGCTCGTCGCCGCAGCCGGAAACCGCACGCGCGAGCTGGCGGATCCGTCCGCCCATGCCGAGATGCTGGTGATCCGCGAGGCGACCGCCCGGCTTGGCAGCGAGCGCCTGCCCGATCACGACCTCTATGTCACGCTCGAGCCCTGCCCCATGTGCGCCGCCGTGATCTCGTTCGCGCGCATCCGTCGTCTGTATTACGGCGCGCCTGACCCGAAGGGCGGCGGCGTGGAACACGGGCCCCGCATCTTCAGTCACGCGACGTGTCACCATCGTCCCGAGTTGTATCCAGGTCTCCGCGAGGACGAGGCCAGCGCGCTTCTCAAGACATTCTTCTCGTCCCGCCGCACGGACTGA
- a CDS encoding pseudouridine synthase, with protein MASVSEPMRIAKAMARAGLCSRRDAERWIADGRVSVNGRVLKTPAVEVKPRDHVLVDGQPLPVAEPAQLWRYNKPKGLVTTHNDPEGRPTVFDNLPPGLPRVISVGRLDFSTEGLILLTNDGELARHLELPATGWMRRYRVRAKGRVTQADLDRLSEGVEIEGVRYGPVEADVDSMQGANMWLRIGIREGKNREVRKLLAHLGLEVNRLIRVSFGPFELLELKPGEAEPVRRRMLADQLGPELAMRFGLVEASEKKPVRRLPKRKPKREGD; from the coding sequence GTGGCGTCGGTCTCCGAGCCGATGCGCATCGCCAAGGCGATGGCGCGGGCCGGGCTTTGCTCGCGGCGCGACGCCGAGCGCTGGATCGCGGATGGACGCGTCAGCGTTAACGGCCGCGTGCTGAAGACGCCTGCGGTCGAGGTCAAGCCGCGCGACCACGTGCTCGTCGATGGGCAGCCGCTGCCGGTGGCGGAGCCGGCGCAGCTCTGGCGCTACAACAAGCCCAAAGGGCTCGTCACGACGCACAATGATCCCGAAGGCCGTCCGACGGTGTTCGACAACCTACCGCCGGGGCTGCCGCGTGTGATCTCGGTCGGCCGGCTCGACTTCAGTACCGAAGGTCTGATCCTGCTCACCAACGACGGCGAGCTCGCGCGTCATCTCGAGCTGCCGGCGACGGGGTGGATGCGCCGTTACCGCGTGCGTGCCAAGGGCCGCGTAACACAGGCGGATCTCGATCGCCTCAGCGAAGGTGTCGAGATCGAGGGTGTTCGCTATGGGCCTGTGGAAGCGGATGTCGACAGCATGCAGGGTGCCAACATGTGGCTCCGAATTGGTATTCGTGAGGGCAAGAACCGCGAGGTGCGCAAGCTGCTCGCGCATCTCGGGCTCGAGGTGAACCGTCTGATCCGCGTTTCGTTTGGTCCGTTCGAGCTGCTCGAGCTCAAGCCCGGAGAGGCCGAGCCGGTGCGGCGGCGCATGCTTGCGGATCAGCTCGGGCCAGAGCTCGCGATGCGGTTCGGGCTTGTCGAGGCATCCGAGAAGAAGCCGGTGCGCCGTCTGCCGAAGCGTAAGCCCAAGCGCGAGGGCGATTGA
- a CDS encoding tetratricopeptide repeat protein yields MINVVSKAAAFLVMAGMTASLAAGPSAANERISKDTGPASTACDVHGKGTAAWSSCVGTASARMSDQELFYAGYWLAKSGQYQEALRYLTLAEKKDERVLTYIGFATRKLGRVDEALPLYREAIALNPDYVVARAYMGEAFLTKGESAKARGELAEIADRCGTSCPAYVDLKGHIAEYEAGASKG; encoded by the coding sequence ATGATCAACGTCGTATCGAAGGCTGCAGCATTTCTTGTGATGGCGGGTATGACCGCGAGTCTGGCAGCCGGCCCGAGCGCAGCCAACGAGCGGATCTCTAAGGATACAGGCCCCGCAAGCACGGCCTGCGACGTGCATGGCAAAGGCACGGCGGCGTGGTCGTCCTGCGTCGGTACCGCGAGTGCGCGCATGTCCGACCAGGAGCTTTTCTACGCCGGCTACTGGCTGGCCAAGAGCGGCCAGTATCAGGAGGCGCTGCGCTACCTTACGCTCGCCGAGAAGAAGGATGAGCGCGTGCTGACCTACATCGGCTTCGCGACCCGCAAGCTCGGCCGCGTGGACGAAGCCCTTCCGCTTTACCGCGAGGCGATTGCACTCAATCCGGATTACGTTGTCGCCCGTGCCTACATGGGCGAGGCCTTCCTGACCAAAGGCGAGTCGGCGAAAGCCCGCGGCGAGCTTGCGGAGATTGCCGATCGCTGCGGCACAAGCTGCCCGGCGTACGTCGATCTCAAGGGACACATCGCCGAATACGAGGCGGGCGCCTCGAAGGGCTGA
- a CDS encoding serine/threonine-protein kinase gives MTNLIALKNGTELVGDYRIERVLGAGGFGITYLADENALDRKVTIKEYFPSDFAARTSTADAAPRSQDCASDYRWGLDRFIEEAQTLARFSHPNIVRVYRYFKANNTAYMVLHFEEGQSLKSWLKGLGRAPRQKELDAIVAPLLDALELIHKQDFLHRDIAPDNIIIRKDGSPVLIDFGSARGEILAHSKTVSALVKPGYSPYEQYAETSRQQGPWTDIYALAATLYHAVTGKRPADSPSRMVKEELVPARDAALSSYRVGFLKAIDDALTLQIEARPQSIAAWRGALLAPDPAKSGWFAKTPARAGDEEKAAGAAPAGAAAKKPASPASAVPPPPDAPGPKGGMLDFLEGLKKKPSAPAAGKEKGAKEKKEPAAKSAEAPAAKAAPAAAGTQKLNKPPEPIKLPRVLRKKEPGRELVVKEPRKTEVKEKPKPASRPRPIRRRNVSWRPVLFKLLVGVGVASAAVAMQERFPQFESRGSGETSAAIKTASLQEVPVIRPLAELAGHIGAVTAVAYANDGVSLATAGADGRLKIWNGQSATLTRTIELDNGPASALALFGNNALTGHATGEVVLWDWQRAEKLGTFKRNDAEVWSVTFVGRADRFAASSHDWKVTLWDAATPSAPVQVLDAHQSAAQAVAYVTTDRGPRLASGGADKVVKLWNLDTLDRMRTYRGHKDYISALAFSPDGKVLASASLDGNIRVWSTSSGRALRRLYGHRGRVGGLSFAPDGKTLASAAADGQLRIWDVARGRTLRTLTGHAGAVNAVSFAPDGTRIASAGADGVVRIWANPISAQASTQ, from the coding sequence TCGAGCGTGTGCTCGGCGCTGGAGGTTTCGGCATCACCTATCTGGCTGACGAGAATGCGCTCGACCGCAAAGTCACCATAAAGGAATACTTCCCGTCCGATTTTGCAGCGCGCACTTCGACGGCCGACGCGGCGCCCCGTTCGCAGGACTGCGCCAGCGACTACCGTTGGGGCCTCGACCGCTTCATCGAGGAAGCGCAGACCCTCGCTCGTTTCTCGCATCCGAACATCGTCCGCGTTTATCGCTACTTCAAGGCGAACAACACGGCCTACATGGTGCTCCACTTCGAGGAGGGCCAGAGCCTCAAGTCGTGGCTCAAGGGCCTCGGCCGCGCCCCGCGCCAGAAGGAGCTGGATGCCATCGTGGCACCGCTCCTCGATGCCCTCGAGCTCATTCACAAGCAGGATTTCCTGCATCGCGACATCGCACCCGACAACATCATCATCCGCAAGGACGGCTCGCCGGTCCTGATCGACTTTGGCTCGGCCCGCGGCGAGATCCTGGCCCACTCGAAGACCGTCTCCGCGCTCGTGAAGCCCGGCTATTCCCCTTATGAGCAATACGCCGAAACGAGCCGCCAGCAGGGCCCTTGGACCGACATCTATGCCCTTGCCGCGACCCTCTATCATGCCGTCACCGGCAAGCGCCCGGCCGATAGCCCCTCGCGCATGGTGAAAGAGGAACTGGTGCCGGCCCGCGACGCGGCGCTGTCGTCCTACCGCGTCGGATTTCTCAAAGCCATCGACGACGCGCTCACGTTGCAGATCGAGGCACGCCCGCAGTCGATAGCCGCGTGGCGTGGCGCGCTTCTGGCGCCCGACCCGGCCAAGAGCGGCTGGTTCGCCAAGACCCCGGCACGCGCTGGAGACGAGGAAAAGGCCGCCGGTGCCGCCCCGGCAGGTGCTGCTGCCAAGAAACCCGCGTCCCCCGCGTCTGCTGTGCCCCCGCCGCCGGATGCACCCGGCCCGAAGGGCGGCATGCTCGATTTCCTGGAAGGGTTGAAGAAGAAGCCCTCCGCACCTGCGGCCGGGAAGGAAAAGGGCGCCAAGGAAAAGAAAGAGCCAGCGGCCAAATCAGCCGAAGCTCCCGCCGCAAAAGCGGCGCCCGCTGCCGCGGGAACGCAGAAGCTGAACAAGCCGCCCGAGCCGATCAAGCTACCCCGCGTATTGCGCAAGAAGGAGCCCGGCCGCGAGCTGGTCGTCAAGGAACCGAGAAAGACCGAAGTAAAAGAGAAGCCTAAGCCCGCGAGCCGCCCACGGCCCATCCGCCGCCGCAACGTAAGCTGGCGGCCCGTCCTGTTCAAATTGCTGGTCGGCGTCGGTGTCGCGAGCGCGGCCGTCGCCATGCAGGAGCGCTTCCCGCAGTTCGAGAGCCGCGGCAGCGGCGAGACATCCGCCGCCATCAAGACCGCGTCTCTGCAGGAGGTGCCGGTTATCCGGCCGCTCGCCGAGCTCGCCGGACACATCGGCGCCGTCACAGCGGTCGCCTACGCAAACGACGGCGTCTCGCTGGCAACCGCCGGCGCGGACGGACGCCTCAAGATCTGGAACGGGCAATCCGCAACACTGACCCGCACCATCGAGCTCGACAACGGCCCGGCCTCGGCGCTGGCCCTGTTCGGCAACAACGCGCTGACCGGACACGCCACCGGCGAAGTCGTCCTGTGGGATTGGCAGCGCGCCGAGAAGCTCGGCACCTTCAAGCGCAACGACGCTGAGGTTTGGTCCGTAACCTTCGTCGGCCGCGCCGATCGTTTCGCAGCCTCCAGCCATGACTGGAAAGTCACGCTTTGGGATGCCGCAACGCCGTCAGCTCCGGTGCAGGTGCTGGATGCCCATCAAAGCGCGGCACAGGCCGTCGCTTACGTCACCACGGATCGCGGCCCGCGCCTTGCATCGGGCGGCGCCGACAAGGTGGTCAAGCTTTGGAATCTTGACACGCTCGACCGCATGCGCACCTACCGCGGCCACAAGGATTACATTTCCGCACTTGCCTTCTCACCCGACGGAAAAGTCCTGGCCTCCGCGAGCCTCGACGGCAACATTCGCGTCTGGTCGACCAGCTCGGGCCGCGCGCTGCGCCGCCTCTACGGTCATCGCGGCCGCGTCGGCGGTCTCTCGTTCGCTCCCGATGGCAAGACACTGGCCTCGGCCGCCGCCGACGGACAGCTCCGCATCTGGGACGTTGCCCGCGGCCGCACGCTGCGCACATTGACCGGACACGCCGGCGCCGTGAATGCGGTGAGCTTCGCACCCGACGGCACGCGTATCGCGTCCGCAGGCGCAGACGGCGTCGTGCGCATTTGGGCGAACCCGATCAGCGCCCAGGCATCAACCCAATAA
- a CDS encoding D-glycerate dehydrogenase — protein sequence MAKKKILITWPLPEAVMARARESYDVIAHGDDPKITIEEMLETAKSVDAILLTLNEKCPKEVIDRVPENIKCISTFSIGFEHIDLEACKARGIKVGNAPHGVTVATAEIAMLLLLGSARRASEGERMIRTRSWPGWQPLQLVGQRLDGKKLGIYGFGKIGQALAKRARGFDMEIHYYDIYRQPAEKEKEFDAIYHDSLDSLLSVSQFFSINAPSTPQTRGFFNKATIEKLPQGAIVVNTARGDLVNDEDMIAALKSGRLAYAGLDVFLGEPKINEGYYDLPNTFLFPHLGSAAVEARNQMGFEALDNIDAFFAGKEMPFKLA from the coding sequence ATGGCTAAGAAAAAGATCCTGATCACCTGGCCGCTGCCGGAGGCCGTCATGGCGCGGGCGCGCGAGAGCTACGACGTCATCGCGCACGGAGATGATCCGAAGATCACCATCGAGGAGATGCTGGAAACGGCGAAGTCCGTCGATGCCATCCTTCTCACGCTCAATGAGAAGTGCCCGAAGGAGGTCATCGATCGCGTCCCCGAGAACATCAAGTGCATTTCGACTTTCTCGATCGGTTTCGAGCACATCGATCTCGAGGCCTGCAAGGCGCGTGGCATTAAGGTCGGCAACGCGCCGCACGGTGTCACGGTCGCCACGGCTGAGATCGCCATGCTGCTGCTGCTCGGATCGGCGCGCCGCGCGTCCGAGGGTGAACGCATGATCCGCACGCGCTCCTGGCCCGGCTGGCAGCCGCTGCAACTCGTCGGTCAGCGTCTCGATGGCAAGAAGCTCGGCATCTACGGCTTCGGCAAGATCGGCCAGGCGCTCGCCAAGCGCGCACGCGGCTTCGACATGGAGATCCATTACTACGACATTTACCGCCAGCCGGCGGAGAAGGAGAAAGAGTTCGACGCGATTTATCACGACAGCCTCGACAGCCTGCTCTCCGTCTCGCAGTTCTTCTCGATCAACGCGCCGTCGACGCCGCAGACGCGCGGCTTCTTCAACAAGGCCACCATCGAGAAGCTGCCGCAGGGCGCGATCGTCGTGAACACGGCGCGCGGCGATCTCGTTAACGACGAGGACATGATCGCGGCGTTGAAGTCGGGCCGTCTCGCTTATGCCGGCCTCGACGTTTTCTTGGGCGAGCCCAAGATCAACGAGGGTTACTACGATCTGCCGAACACGTTCCTGTTCCCGCATCTCGGCTCGGCCGCTGTGGAAGCGCGTAACCAGATGGGCTTCGAGGCGCTCGATAACATCGACGCGTTCTTCGCCGGCAAGGAGATGCCGTTCAAGCTGGCGTAA
- a CDS encoding thermonuclease family protein yields MLWWRKRNEGFEWRDYVRTTILVRREQRRQRIKDVQAAAAAHVKDAGRRGLDAGLAGARSAGSGLESGARGAWSAFKRGSAAAGAGSLRVARAAGSGFLVAGSAIMAALSAGGQRLGAPLGPVLEPLLSWAREPRPNLILKAVAVLTGLGAIYRTFMFGFDGDAIVAALVSLITGAIVVLAALTDPYRGPSHAGEGLLGRLRAYELVLPGERRLPAVLALAGVVAIFAIGSALYHYSPSVTVASLAPQPVVTGALPDDADAATVEGRATALTGDMLRIGRTRVVLDGIEAPEATQICRRKSGTWRCGAAAKDALSGLVRGRRVSCDILGEEGAVKRVRCYAGETDIAEALVRGGHAFASGGFWSAYASVENEAQTQKAGLWAGEAERPQDYRDRRWEEAKKAAPEGCPIKGSIRSGARQYILPWAERYDSIGLRTSRGERWFCSESEAQSAGWSRSSSS; encoded by the coding sequence GTGCTCTGGTGGCGAAAACGCAATGAAGGTTTCGAGTGGCGCGATTATGTGCGTACGACAATCCTGGTGCGTCGCGAGCAGCGCCGGCAGCGGATCAAGGATGTTCAGGCTGCGGCCGCGGCGCATGTGAAGGACGCCGGCCGGCGCGGTCTCGACGCTGGACTTGCGGGAGCGCGCAGCGCCGGCTCTGGGCTCGAAAGCGGGGCCCGCGGAGCGTGGTCGGCCTTCAAGCGCGGGTCCGCCGCTGCGGGCGCCGGATCGCTGCGGGTCGCGCGGGCGGCAGGCTCGGGTTTTCTGGTCGCTGGCAGTGCGATCATGGCGGCGCTGTCGGCCGGAGGGCAGCGCCTTGGTGCACCGCTCGGGCCCGTGCTGGAGCCGCTTCTCTCCTGGGCGCGTGAGCCGCGTCCCAATCTTATCCTGAAAGCCGTTGCGGTCCTGACCGGTCTCGGCGCGATCTATCGCACGTTCATGTTCGGCTTTGACGGCGATGCGATTGTCGCGGCGCTGGTCTCCTTGATCACCGGAGCCATCGTCGTCCTGGCCGCTTTGACGGATCCCTATCGGGGACCCTCCCACGCCGGCGAAGGCCTGCTTGGCCGCTTGCGCGCCTATGAGCTTGTGCTTCCCGGCGAGCGGCGTCTTCCTGCCGTGCTGGCGCTCGCCGGTGTTGTCGCCATTTTTGCGATCGGCAGCGCCCTCTACCATTACAGCCCGTCCGTTACGGTTGCGAGCCTCGCGCCCCAGCCCGTCGTGACAGGTGCGCTTCCCGACGATGCGGACGCAGCTACCGTCGAGGGGCGCGCCACGGCTCTCACCGGCGATATGCTTCGGATCGGCCGCACGCGTGTCGTGCTCGATGGCATCGAGGCGCCGGAGGCCACGCAGATCTGCCGTCGCAAAAGCGGAACATGGCGCTGCGGGGCCGCGGCAAAGGATGCTCTCTCCGGGCTTGTCCGTGGTCGGCGGGTTTCGTGCGATATCCTCGGGGAGGAGGGTGCCGTGAAGCGTGTCCGTTGCTATGCGGGCGAGACCGATATTGCCGAGGCACTGGTGCGCGGCGGACATGCATTTGCTTCGGGCGGGTTTTGGAGCGCTTACGCGAGTGTGGAGAACGAGGCCCAGACGCAGAAGGCCGGGCTTTGGGCCGGAGAGGCCGAGCGGCCGCAGGATTATCGCGACAGGCGTTGGGAAGAGGCCAAGAAGGCGGCGCCTGAAGGTTGTCCGATCAAGGGCTCGATCCGCTCCGGTGCGCGTCAATACATTCTGCCGTGGGCTGAGCGCTACGACAGCATCGGACTCCGGACGTCCCGCGGCGAGCGGTGGTTCTGCAGCGAGAGCGAAGCTCAGTCGGCCGGTTGGAGCCGGAGCTCGTCATCCTGA
- a CDS encoding tetratricopeptide repeat protein, with protein sequence MKDDNNPRALNAMGFATRRLGDVDGALPYYRRALALEPDYVQAREYLGEAFLVKGDVTNARQQLSEIATRCGTGCASFLNLDREITAFETRQQARG encoded by the coding sequence GTGAAGGACGACAATAATCCGCGGGCGCTCAATGCCATGGGCTTTGCGACACGAAGGCTCGGCGACGTCGATGGCGCCCTGCCCTACTACAGGCGTGCGCTCGCGCTCGAACCCGACTATGTTCAGGCCCGCGAGTACCTGGGCGAGGCGTTCCTGGTCAAGGGCGATGTCACCAACGCACGCCAGCAGCTGAGCGAAATCGCCACCCGGTGCGGCACAGGCTGCGCCTCGTTTCTGAATCTCGATCGCGAGATCACGGCATTCGAGACGCGGCAACAGGCGCGCGGCTGA
- the rsmD gene encoding 16S rRNA (guanine(966)-N(2))-methyltransferase RsmD: MRVVGGKFRGRALAAPQHEGLRPTSDRVRESVFNIIAHGIPDFELAGARVIDLFAGTGALGIEALSRGAGYCLFVEEAPEARALIRTNVEAMGLTGVTRIFRRDATDIGPAGNMTPYAIAFLDPPYGKGLGERALIALRDGGWLLPGAVVVFEERANAEVSLPDGFTEIDRRTWGDTQVVFGRAGA; encoded by the coding sequence ATGCGCGTGGTTGGCGGCAAGTTCCGCGGGCGCGCATTGGCGGCGCCGCAGCACGAGGGCCTGCGCCCGACGTCCGATCGCGTGCGAGAATCCGTTTTCAACATCATCGCGCACGGCATCCCCGATTTCGAACTCGCGGGCGCGCGTGTCATCGACCTTTTTGCGGGGACGGGGGCGCTCGGCATCGAAGCCCTCTCGCGTGGCGCCGGCTATTGCCTGTTCGTCGAGGAGGCTCCTGAAGCGCGCGCTTTGATCCGCACCAACGTCGAGGCGATGGGGCTCACGGGCGTGACGCGCATCTTTCGCCGCGACGCGACGGATATCGGTCCGGCCGGCAACATGACGCCGTATGCGATCGCGTTTCTCGATCCGCCGTACGGCAAAGGCCTGGGCGAACGGGCGCTCATTGCTTTGCGTGACGGCGGCTGGCTGCTGCCAGGCGCCGTCGTCGTGTTCGAGGAGCGCGCGAACGCGGAGGTGTCGCTGCCGGACGGCTTCACGGAGATCGACCGCAGGACCTGGGGCGATACGCAGGTTGTGTTCGGCCGGGCCGGCGCCTAA
- a CDS encoding patatin-like phospholipase family protein: protein MADAAPPRIAAKRGRTAPSDGAEAPSIGLVLGGGGARGLAHILMLEVFDELGLRPKIIAGTSIGALFGAAYAAGLSARDIRTHTEDTLTKRFGLLRDVFASRVQTGFRNLFAARSALLAPSALLDFVLPKSVPETFEELSIPLRVVASDFYALEPAVFASGPLRPAVAASIALPVIFEPVLIDGSSHIDGGLTNPLPFDLIAGEADILVAIDVSGTTVPSPSRPRPTAIEALFASSFLFERSIVREKLKAHRPDIYIDAGTGRFQALDFLKVREILAEAEPSKVALREKLEDVLAISRGRASRPNKISARRGDVE, encoded by the coding sequence ATGGCAGACGCGGCACCCCCGCGCATTGCGGCAAAACGCGGCCGGACCGCTCCTTCAGACGGCGCAGAAGCGCCTTCAATCGGCCTTGTTCTCGGGGGCGGCGGGGCGCGGGGGCTCGCGCATATCCTGATGCTCGAGGTCTTTGACGAACTGGGGCTCAGGCCGAAGATCATTGCCGGAACCTCGATCGGAGCCCTGTTCGGCGCGGCTTACGCTGCCGGACTTTCGGCCCGCGACATTCGGACCCATACCGAGGACACGCTCACCAAGCGCTTCGGCCTTCTGCGAGACGTGTTCGCGTCGCGCGTGCAGACGGGCTTTCGCAATCTCTTCGCTGCGCGGTCGGCGTTGCTGGCGCCAAGCGCGTTGCTCGATTTCGTTCTGCCAAAGAGCGTTCCGGAGACGTTCGAGGAGCTTTCGATCCCGCTCCGCGTGGTGGCCAGCGATTTCTATGCGCTCGAGCCCGCAGTGTTCGCTTCGGGCCCACTCCGGCCGGCGGTCGCCGCGAGCATCGCGCTGCCGGTGATCTTCGAGCCGGTTCTGATCGACGGCAGCAGCCATATCGATGGCGGGCTCACCAATCCGTTGCCGTTCGATCTCATCGCGGGCGAAGCCGATATCCTGGTGGCCATCGATGTTTCGGGCACGACGGTGCCATCGCCGTCGCGGCCGCGCCCGACCGCGATCGAAGCGTTGTTCGCGTCGTCGTTTCTGTTCGAGCGCTCGATCGTGCGCGAAAAGCTCAAGGCGCATCGCCCCGACATCTATATCGATGCGGGCACCGGGCGCTTTCAGGCGCTCGACTTTCTCAAGGTGCGCGAGATTCTCGCTGAGGCCGAGCCTTCAAAGGTTGCGCTCCGTGAGAAGCTCGAAGACGTGCTGGCGATCTCGCGCGGCCGCGCCTCTCGACCCAATAAAATCTCCGCCCGACGCGGTGACGTGGAGTGA